In one Magallana gigas chromosome 7, xbMagGiga1.1, whole genome shotgun sequence genomic region, the following are encoded:
- the LOC105333704 gene encoding DNA-directed RNA polymerase I subunit RPA1 has protein sequence MEARVPRHVLRGISFNSYNSSEILELSVKEITNPQTFDGLLHPTLGGLYDPKLGPTEKDDKCQTCGMGQGGCPGHLGHITLPLPTYNPFFFSVLYQLLKGTCFDCHRLAVHSLKSAVLVQKFRLLEHGLISSVADVDEFATHFTSEYGNDAEEKILEQLNEIVLSKINNTIEQDFHIKNVEACKNNTRRAFIHEHFTVKGKCVHCRTKRMPLRKVQNAKIMLSTVTSSRTKKSTKPKQVKEKKDNDADDDEEDDDGEGEEEDDLESGTQIYLTSADVRDHLRQVWQKDQQVLKCLFHFLSGSSADYPTDSFFIDVVPVPPSRFRPVSSLRDKKFENPQTQTLCNVLKGAALIRKILSLKSTQENGKEITEIEPTAITEIPGKTLNEKLQNALVKLQVVMNCIVDGDSDKLAVDKITGVKQILEKKEGLFRKNMMGKRVNFAARSVISPDPCISTCEIGIPEVFAKKLTFPQPVTPWNVHELRQAVINGPDTYPGASLIDMPDGSKVILNKKEKVQREAIAKQLLTPSPDPHQQNTCKVVHRHLKNGDVLLINRQPTLHRPSIQAHKARVLPGEKTLRLHYANCKAYNADFDGDEMNAHFPQTQLGRAEAYTIACTDYQYLVPKDGTPLAGLIQDHMVSGVSLTIRGRFFTRNDYCQLVYMALVDKRGPINLLPPALIKPKTLWSGKQVLSTLLHNIIPKGGQMLNLTGKSKIPEKSWIHQQVRLASLDNMGESHVVIRGSELLCGVLDKGHYGNTPYGLVHCCYELYGGEVAGTLLSCLGRLFMNFLQQHRSFSLGVEDILVTPKADQRRKKAMHKSGKCGDEVVTQALGLEEGTEGQELREAMMDAQFDRNDRRLRELDLCMKGKTDDTQNAIVGACMPKGLEKLFPANNLQLMVQSGAKGSSVNCMQISGLLGQIELEGRRPPLMLSGKTLPSFLAYDSSPRAGGFVAGRFLTGIRPQEYFFHCMAGREGLIDTAVKTSRSGYLQRCLIKHLEGIIVNYDMTVRDSDGSIVQFYYGEDGLDISKTGFLSPKQFPFLTDNSETGSKGNAFDKKVAKRMKKIKKWNKSNKRRSKRCSAFLEFSKEFAEEHDLDNRTLEKTGRSKGATETIRSWQELEEAQKERYIKNDINAPDPVTGVFRPFQYKGVLPESFLQKIQDFSKNELNKLPTSISEKGFLKLLCDKAESSYCQPGEAVGLLCAQSIGEPSTQMTLNTFHFAGRGEMNVTLGIPRLVEILMVASDKIKTPSMEVPILAHCQDKAKKLQMKFNKVILSEVLEKVTVNEFLSVSNVSKSQRSRNFKLRFHFLKPKFYTDRLDVTPSSILHFMEKTYIKNLLTKIKKKITDFQLAKMVNSGHIRPVLVTHTRPAADEDDADEDLSDMEENDNTASDVKARQKKQEEQEYEEKEEEKEVLEEEENVEMDDNDDEEDEEDKDSEEDDTLTSSVDRETSEHRIQFVVLSSSNIADYKYDIKRELWCEFTLQFGLLNSKIDLTSLIEEHAKETVVHCVPGINRCLLKEVKSQQGPELHICTEGINILEIFLYADILDLNRLYSNDIHAIANMYGIEAANKVIIKEIKNVFAAYGIEVDYRHLSLLADYMTFEGTYKAFNRRAIETCASCLQQMSFETTMSFLVKASLQGAYDNLKSPSSQIVAGKPISCGSGAFELLYKLF, from the exons ATGGAGGCTAGGGTACCAAGACATGTTTTGCGAGGAATTAGTTTTAATTCCTACAACTCCAGTGAAATTTTGGAGCTCAGTGTAAAAGAAATTACCAACCCCCAGACTTTTGATGGTCTGTTACACCCAACACTAGGTGGCTTGTATGATCCTAAACTAG GTCCAACTGAAAAAGATGACAAATGCCAGACCTGTGGCATGGGACAGGGAGGATGCCCTGGACACTTGGGTCACATCACCTTACCATTACCCACATACAATCCGTTCTTCTTCAGTGTTTTATATCAG CTCTTGAAAGGAACCTGTTTTGATTGTCACCGATTAGCTGTTCATTCCCTAAAGTCAGCAGTGCTTGTGCAGAAGTTTAGACTCTTAGAACATGGACTTATTTCATCTGTGGCAGATGTGGATGAATTTGCTACACATTTCACATCCGAATATGGCAATGATGCAGAAGAAAAAATACTAGAACAGCTCAATGAAATAGTTCTATCCAAAATCAACA aTACCATAGAGCAAGATTTTCACATCAAGAATGTTGAAGCATGCAAAAACAACACAAGGAGGGCATTTATTCACGAACATTTTACAGTGAAAGGAAAGTGTGTTCATTGTAGGACTAAACGAATGCCTTTGAGGAAAGTTCAGAATGCCAAGATAATGTTATCCACAGTCACTTCCTCAAGAACAAA AAAGTCCACTAAACCTAAAcaagtgaaagaaaaaaaagacaatgatGCAGATGATGATGAAGAAGATGATGATGGTGAGGGAGAAGAGGAGGATGACTTGGAGTCAGGTACACAGATTTACCTGACTTCTGCAGATGTACGGGATCACCTGAGACAGGTGTGGCAGAAAGATCAGCAGGTCCTCAAATGTCTGTTCCATTTCCTGTCCGGGAGCAGCGCAGATTATCCCACAGATTCTTTCTTTATTGACGTTGTGCCTGTACCACCCTCTAGATTTAGACCA GTATCATCCCTCAGagataagaaatttgaaaaccCTCAGACACAGACTCTTTGCAATGTGTTGAAAGGGGCAGCTTTAATTCGTAAAATTCTGAGTCTAAAATCAACACAGGAAAATGGAAAGGAGATAACTGAAATTGAACCG ACCGCTATAACAGAAATACCTGGGAAAACTCTGAACGAGAAGCTGCAGAATGCTTTGGTCAAACTACAGGTTGTGATGAACTGTATTGTAGACGGAGACTCAGACAAGCTTGCTGTTGACAAAATTACAGGTGTTAAACAG ATTTTGGAGAAGAAAGAAGGGTTGTTTAGGAAGAATATGATGGGAAAGCGAGTGAATTTTGCAGCACGTTCTGTGATTTCACCTGATCCCTGTATCAGTACATGTGAGATAGGGATTCCTGAAGTGTTCGCCAAGAAACTGACCTTTCCACAGCCGGTGACTCCATGGAATGTCCATGAGTTAAGACAGGCAGTTATCAATGGTCCAGACACCTACCCAGG GGCCTCATTAATAGACATGCCTGATGGTAGCAAagtgattttgaataaaaaagaaaaagttcaaAGAGAGGCTATTGCTAAGCAACTGTTGACTCCTTCACCAGATCCTCATCAACAAAATACCTGTAAAGTG GTTCATCGTCATCTGAAGAATGGAGATGTTTTACTGATAAATCGACAACCAACACTGCATAGACCTAGTATTCAGGCCCACAAA GCGAGAGTTCTGCCAGGGGAGAAAACTCTGCGTTTACACTATGCCAATTGTAAGGCATACAATGCAGACTTTGATGGAGACGAAATGAATGCTCACTTCCCTCAAACACAGCTTGGAAGGGCAGAGGCATATACTATTG CTTGTACAGACTACCAGTATCTTGTGCCCAAGGATGGTACACCTTTGGCAGGTTTGATTCAGGATCACATGGTCTCAGGTGTGTCATTAACCATACGAGGCAGATTCTTCaccag aaATGACTATTGTCAACTGGTATACATGGCATTGGTGGACAAGCGAGGACCAATCAATTTGCTGCCTCCAGCCCTGATCAAACCCAAAACTCTCTGGTCAGGGAAACAG GTTTTATCAACCTTGCTTCACAACATTATTCCAAAAGGCGGACAAATGCTCAATCTCACAGGAAAATCAAAAATCCCAGAAAAG AGTTGGATCCATCAGCAGGTGAGACTTGCCAGTCTGGACAACATGGGGGAGAGTCATGTGGTGATCCGGGGGTCAGAGCTGCTCTGTGGGGTCCTGGACAAGGGTCACTATGGCAACACACCATACGGACTGGTCCACTGCTGTTATGAG CTCTATGGTGGAGAAGTGGCAGGAACTCTCTTGTCCTGTTTGGGCAGACTCTTCATGAACTTCCTTCAGCAACACAGAAGTTTCTCCCTGGGAGTGGAGGACATCTTGGTCACCCCAAAA GCTGACCAGAGGAGGAAGAAGGCCATGCACAAGTCAGGGAAGTGTGGGGATGAGGTGGTGACCCAGGCGCTGGGTCTGGAGGAGGGGACAGAGGGGCAGGAACTCCGGGAGGCCATGATGGATGCCCAGTTTGACCGGAACGACCGCCGACTGAGAGAACTGGATCTGTGTATGAAGGGAAAGACTGATGATACGCAGAATGCCATAGTCGG cgCCTGTATGCCAAAGGGTTTAGAGAAGCTTTTCCCTGCCAACAACCTCCAATTGATGGTGCAGTCTGGTGCTAAGGGGTCGTCT GTGAATTGTATGCAGATTTCTGGCTTGCTTGGCCAGATTGAGTTGGAGGGCCGACGCCCCCCTCTCATGCTGAGCGGGAAGACTTTACCTTCCTTCCTAGCTTACGATTCCTCCCCACGGGCAGGGGGCTTTGTAGCTGGCAGGTTTTTGACCGGAATTCGACCTCAGGAATATTTCTTCCATTGTATGGCAGGGAGAGAG GGTCTGATCGACACAGCTGTAAAGACCAGTAGAAGTGGTTATCTCCAGCGCTGTCTGATCAAACATCTGGAGGGAATCATCGTCAACTATGACATGACTGTCCGGGACAGTGATGGCAGTATTGTACAG TTTTACTATGGTGAGGATGGATTAGATATTTCCAAGACTGGCTTCCTATCACCAAAGCAGTTTCCCTTCCTGACTGACAACAGTGAGACAGGCAGTAAGGGTAATGCCTTTGACAAGAAAGTCGCCAAGAGGATGAAGAAG ATAAAGAAGTGGAATAAATCTAACAAACGGAGAAGCAAGAGGTGCTCGGCATTCCTGGAATTTTCCAAAGAGTTTGCGGAGGAACATGACCTAGATAACAGGACGTTGGAGAAGACTGGGAGGAGTAAGGGGGCCACAGAGACCATCAGAAGCTGGCAGGAGCTAGAGGAGGCCCAGAAAGAAAG ATACATTAAGAATGACATCAATGCCCCTGACCCAGTCACTGGGGTGTTCCGACCTTTCCAGTATAAAGGAGTACTACCAGAAAGCTTTCTACAGAAAATCCAGGACTTCAGTAAAAATGAGCTTAACAAG CTTCCCACATCAATATCAGAGAAAGGCTTCCTGAAGCTGCTGTGTGATAAAGCAGAGAGCTCTTATTGTCAGCCTGGGGAAGCAGTTGGACTTCTTTGTGCTCAG TCCATTGGAGAACCATCTACACAGATGACCTTGAACACCTTTCATTTTGCGGGTCGAGGAGAAATGAACGTTACCCTGGGTATTCCTCGTCTTGTGGAAATCTTGATGGTGGCATCGGATAAAATAAAGACCCCTTCAATGGAAGTTCCCATCTTGGCTCATTGTCAAGATAAGGCCAAGAAACTACAGATGAAGTTTAACAAAGTGATCTTGTCAGAG GTGTTAGAAAAAGTGACGGTGAATGAGTTCCTTTCTGTCAGTAATGTCAGTAAAAG tCAACGATCTCGAAACTTCAAACTTCGATTTCACTTCCTGAAACCTAAGTTTTATACAGACAGACTCGATGTCACTCCATCATCTATCCTGCATTTCATGGAGAAGACttacattaaaaatttgctgaccaaaatcaaaaagaaaattactGACTTCCAGTTAGCAAA aatgGTTAATAGTGGTCATATAAGGCCTGTCCTGGTCACCCACACGAGACCAGCGGCGGATGAAGATGATGCAGATGAGGATTTATCAGACATGGAGGAGAATGACAACACAGCCTCAGATGTCAAGGCCAGACAGAAGAAACAGGAGGAGCAGGAGTACGAGGAGAAGGAGGAGGAGAAAGAGGTCCTCGAAG AGGAAGAAAATGTAGAAATGGATGATAACGATGACGAAGAGGATGAGGAGGACAAGGATTCAGAAGAAGATGACACACTGACATCATCAGTAGACAGGGAGACTTCCGAGCACCGGATACAG tttgttGTGCTGTCCAGTTCCAACATTGCtgattataaatatgacataaagaGAGAGCTTTGGTGTGAATTCACTTTACAG TTTGGTTTGCTGAACAGTAAGATAGACCTTACCTCTCTAATTGAGGAACACGCGAAAGAAACAGTAGTCCACTGTGTTCCTGGAATAAACAGGTGCCTTCTCAAAGAGGTGAAAAGTCAACAAGGCCCAGAACTCCACATCTGTACAGAGGGAATCAATATTTTG GAAATCTTTTTGTATGCTGATATTCTGGATTTAAATCGCTTGTATTCCAATGACATTCATGCCATTGCAAATATGTATGGAATTGAAGCAGCAAATAAAGTTATTATAAAG GAAATCAAGAATGTGTTTGCAGCTTATGGTATAGAAGTTGACTACAGACATCTTTCTCTGCTGGCGGATTATATGACATTTGAGGGGACATACAAAGCGTTCAACAGAAGAGCTATAGAGACATGTGCTTCGTGCTTACAGCAAATGAGTTTTGAGACGACCATGAGTTTCCTTGTGAAAGCCAGTTTACAGGGGGCCTATGACAATCTAAAATCCCCCTCCTCCCAGATTGTGGCTGGCAAACCTATCTCTTGTGGCTCTGGGGCTTTTGAACTCCTTTATAAACTCTTTTAG
- the LOC105333692 gene encoding E3 ubiquitin-protein ligase TRIM71, whose translation MASSNPMGQQAAVCDLCKHKEVKLLCISCQYKLCKECLGNHTTEELPQVHKVVKYEDRHTHFSHQFCMTHSDRQCDTLCTDCDIPICPDCLTGHHKDHSNEKLPKEFLTKRKEILEDNEAMEESLIPKYTQEDVVTRSKIANLSFSYKSMEKEMATYKRKWEEEVKKIFARFASELHALQGDDLTPFKCHEDKIKTGIKEMHQTLGKNRRLLKAARVSEILSYTSERDQFQSLPMLELEPNPPALILNSEKGKTSRFQLEDLISLLLPPTCLPFTSLLPNVQKQLLDKVAVLATVQTPFHAIRDLACAGMNKVWVNAIGDYEDTALSCFDICGDKLDSVTVGSFCNGLTMDPDGNLLYSEFNNVMTYKNGETNEKIEIPDGWEAMGISCSRSGNVLICLMNVKNEHKVHQYKDKACIKEFKCDENGEKLYKNGEYMLYPQENVNGDVCVVNHNSNSIITVCSEGKLRFRYDGKDANLTKDLNPNAFVTDSMGRVIVADEANDCLHVIDQDGKFLRCLEIPGLTKPTGISLDSRGRLWVGSKDNGAIKVVQYAKYAE comes from the coding sequence ATGGCCAGTTCTAACCCTATGGGCCAACAGGCCGCTGTGTGTGACCTTTGTAAACACAAGGAGGTCAAGCTCCTGTGCATCAGCTGTCAATACAAGCTCTGCAAAGAGTGCCTGGGCAATCACACGACCGAAGAGCTCCCCCAAGTCCACAAGGTAGTCAAGTACGAGGACCGCCACACCCACTTCTCCCATCAGTTCTGCATGACCCACTCCGACCGCCAGTGTGACACGCTCTGTACCGACTGTGATATTCCCATCTGCCCTGACTGCCTTACTGGTCATCACAAAGACCATTCCAATGAGAAACTGCCTAAGGAGTTTCTGACCAAAAGAAAGGAGATCCTGGAAGATAATGAAGCTATGGAGGAGTCACTCATTCCGAAATATACCCAAGAGGACGTGGTCACCAGATCTAAGATTGCTAATTTGTCCTTCAGCTATAAAAGCATGGAAAAAGAAATGGCAACCTACAAGAGAAAGTGGGAGGAAGAGGTCAAGAAAATCTTTGCCAGGTTTGCCTCAGAACTGCACGCCTTACAAGGAGATGACCTGACACCTTTCAAATGCCACGAAGACAAAATCAAAACTGGGATCAAAGAAATGCATCAAACCCTTGGAAAAAACAGAAGACTTCTGAAGGCAGCAAGGGTCTCTGAAATCCTGAGCTACACCTCTGAACGAGATCAGTTTCAGAGTCTGCCTATGTTAGAATTGGAACCAAATCCCCCCGCACTGATTCTAAATTCAGAGAAAGGAAAAACTAGCCGATTCCAGCTGGAAGATCTCATTTCACTTCTTCTTCCACCAACCTGTCTTCCATTTACAAGCCTTCTTCCAAATGTTCAGAAACAACTGCTAGACAAAGTAGCTGTACTTGCAACTGTACAAACCCCTTTCCATGCCATCAGGGACCTGGCCTGCGCTGGAATGAATAAAGTCTGGGTTAATGCCATAGGAGACTATGAGGATACAGCACTGTCTTGTTTCGACATCTGTGGAGACAAACTGGACTCTGTGACAGTTGGTTCCTTCTGCAATGGCCTTACTATGGATCCTGATGGGAATTTACTTTACTCCGAGTTCAACAATGTGATGACTTACAAAAATGGTGAAACTAACGAGAAGATTGAAATACCTGATGGATGGGAAGCAATGGGCATTTCTTGCTCTAGATCAGGAAATGTATTAATCTGCTTGATGAATGTGAAAAATGAGCACAAAGTTCATCAGTACAAGGATAAAGCCTGCATCAAGGAGTTTAAGTGTGATGAGAATGGTGAGAAACTCTACAAAAATGGAGAATACATGCTCTACCCCCAGGAGAACGTAAACGGTGATGTCTGCGTTGTGAACCACAATAGCAACTCCATCATTACAGTATGCAGCGAAGGCAAACTGAGGTTCAGATATGATGGAAAAGATGCAAACCTAACCAAGGACCTGAATCCCAATGCCTTTGTGACAGATTCCATGGGCCGTGTCATTGTAGCAGACGAGGCCAATGATTGTCTTCACGTCATTGACCAGGATGGAAAATTCCTACGATGTTTGGAAATTCCCGGGCTGACCAAGCCAACTGGAATAAGCCTGGACAGCAGAGGAAGGCTGTGGGTGGGATCCAAGGACAATGGGGCTATCAAGGTTGTTCAGTACGCAAAGTATGCAGAATAA